The following coding sequences are from one Desulfosporosinus orientis DSM 765 window:
- a CDS encoding DUF4349 domain-containing protein yields the protein MKGFFDKKDLTVLWEEDGDLQRMKEFFSTIDGDTEDKETIKLSIKQKALEKLAKTEGLEDLPVYQPRYEKKGFKQWTSLGWWKSPGQWKLALPIAALAILIVIGQGALSNSWSIFPRMGSSEKSTQSADIAMQAPPPSDSTGAGTEFNVKSKSFSNSAEVNGGAEHQPQTQFGMDSTSIMENKAVLPVPPDQGNVPPADEEMPRKVTHNLDLTLEVANINESVDKISQEIQSLGGYVVTSQQSDSDNYSSAYLTVKIPADKLNGLQDSVSSWGKVLDQRLQANDITNEYYDSQARLQVLEAEEKRYLEILEQAKTVDDVLRVEDSLSNVRQQIEQLKGQLKLWDHQVNYSTVTFQIVTHQTPNLNVKDPWQPVSWSETWQAAKDAVLKTLSSTWNGLNYLVVGLGYAIPYLLIGGIAWGIYRFWKKRNR from the coding sequence ATGAAAGGATTTTTTGATAAAAAGGATCTCACCGTTCTCTGGGAAGAGGATGGAGATTTGCAGCGTATGAAAGAATTCTTTTCAACGATTGACGGGGATACTGAGGATAAGGAAACAATTAAGCTGAGTATCAAACAAAAAGCTTTAGAGAAACTTGCTAAAACCGAAGGATTGGAAGACTTGCCGGTCTACCAGCCCAGGTATGAGAAGAAAGGTTTTAAACAATGGACATCTTTGGGTTGGTGGAAATCACCGGGGCAGTGGAAGTTAGCCCTTCCCATAGCTGCTCTTGCCATTCTTATTGTCATTGGGCAAGGCGCCCTAAGCAACTCATGGAGCATTTTTCCGCGCATGGGCAGCTCAGAAAAATCGACACAATCTGCGGATATAGCTATGCAGGCACCCCCGCCAAGTGATTCGACGGGTGCAGGTACAGAATTCAATGTCAAAAGCAAGTCCTTTAGTAACAGTGCTGAAGTCAATGGAGGAGCAGAACACCAGCCACAAACTCAGTTTGGTATGGACAGTACTTCTATTATGGAAAACAAAGCTGTTCTTCCCGTTCCGCCGGATCAAGGCAATGTTCCTCCCGCCGATGAAGAGATGCCTCGTAAAGTTACTCATAATTTAGACTTGACTCTAGAAGTGGCAAATATCAATGAATCCGTGGACAAGATTAGTCAAGAAATTCAGAGTCTGGGCGGATACGTCGTAACTTCTCAGCAAAGTGATTCGGATAATTACTCCTCAGCGTATTTAACGGTTAAGATTCCTGCTGATAAGCTTAACGGTTTACAAGATTCGGTTTCATCATGGGGTAAGGTTCTGGATCAGCGTCTGCAGGCCAATGATATTACCAATGAATACTATGATTCTCAAGCGCGTTTGCAGGTTTTGGAGGCCGAAGAAAAACGCTATCTTGAAATTCTCGAGCAGGCCAAAACCGTTGATGATGTGCTTAGAGTTGAAGACTCACTGAGCAATGTTCGACAGCAAATTGAACAATTGAAAGGTCAATTAAAGCTTTGGGATCATCAAGTCAATTATTCTACAGTGACCTTCCAAATTGTCACGCACCAAACCCCTAATCTGAACGTCAAGGACCCATGGCAGCCTGTCTCGTGGAGCGAGACTTGGCAGGCGGCCAAGGACGCTGTGTTAAAAACCTTGAGCAGTACGTGGAACGGACTCAATTATTTGGTTGTCGGCTTAGGTTATGCTATACCCTATTTGCTGATTGGCGGCATCGCTTGGGGGATTTATCGATTCTGGAAAAAACGGAATAGGTAG
- the cls gene encoding cardiolipin synthase, with protein sequence MIGYLMLLISLLQVVLLGREIILENRSPGNTVTWIFILALFPVLGLILYILFGKSTHGPMFHGKHYQDNPINRWVSQQQFAIKNKELLSHREMNFDLKLLNLHLNSGFAPLTINNQAEILLNGGEKFKALFYALEKASHHIHLSYFIFNDDEIGEDVLKILSRKVTEGVAVRVILDGMGSLSISGTMMRRMKTAGIQAKWFFPIQFPYLTSKLNLRYHRKIVVVDGSIGFIGGLNIGDEYLSRDSKLGFWRDTHLKLQGEAVHAIQAVFLNDWYYVTRQQIKGEHYFPKTKISQMLPIQILASGPDSKWNSILYSFFSSITMAKESIYIETPYFIPDQSLIIALKTAALSGLDVQLIVQGIPEHKFTYLAMNSYFEELLQAGVKIFQYMKGTLHAKILIIDNHLALVGSANMDIRSFFLDFEISAFIYDPIITEELINYYDLDLKDCNKVILEEFQHRSSIEKFKESSARLLSSLL encoded by the coding sequence ATGATAGGGTACTTAATGTTACTCATAAGCCTTCTCCAGGTTGTACTCTTGGGCAGAGAAATAATCTTAGAAAACCGTTCCCCAGGCAATACAGTGACTTGGATTTTTATACTTGCTCTCTTTCCGGTACTAGGTTTGATTCTTTATATACTGTTTGGAAAATCCACTCATGGACCAATGTTTCATGGCAAGCATTATCAGGATAACCCGATAAATCGTTGGGTTAGTCAACAGCAATTTGCTATTAAGAACAAGGAATTGCTGTCTCACAGGGAGATGAACTTTGATTTAAAATTGCTCAATCTCCACTTAAACTCAGGATTTGCTCCATTAACCATCAATAATCAAGCAGAAATATTATTAAACGGCGGAGAGAAGTTTAAGGCATTATTCTATGCCTTGGAAAAGGCCTCTCACCATATTCACCTCAGCTATTTTATTTTTAATGATGATGAAATTGGGGAAGATGTGTTAAAAATTTTGTCTCGTAAAGTAACTGAGGGAGTGGCGGTACGAGTTATTCTCGATGGCATGGGAAGCCTGTCAATTTCCGGAACTATGATGAGACGTATGAAAACAGCAGGCATACAAGCAAAGTGGTTTTTCCCCATACAATTTCCTTATTTAACCTCTAAATTAAATCTGCGCTATCATCGCAAGATCGTTGTTGTTGATGGAAGTATCGGTTTTATTGGAGGATTAAACATTGGAGATGAATATTTATCCCGGGATTCTAAATTAGGTTTTTGGAGGGATACTCATTTAAAGCTACAGGGAGAAGCAGTCCATGCCATACAAGCAGTCTTTTTGAATGATTGGTATTATGTCACTCGTCAACAGATTAAGGGTGAACACTATTTTCCGAAAACTAAGATTTCTCAAATGTTGCCTATACAAATACTTGCCAGTGGACCAGACTCAAAATGGAACTCCATTTTGTATAGTTTCTTTAGTTCTATTACCATGGCAAAAGAGAGTATCTACATTGAAACTCCATATTTTATCCCGGATCAAAGCCTGATTATTGCCCTAAAAACGGCGGCACTCAGCGGTTTAGATGTTCAACTTATTGTCCAGGGGATACCTGAACACAAATTTACCTATTTAGCTATGAATTCTTATTTTGAAGAATTACTTCAGGCTGGTGTGAAAATTTTTCAATATATGAAAGGAACCCTACATGCCAAAATCCTGATTATTGATAATCATCTAGCTTTAGTAGGATCTGCCAATATGGATATACGAAGTTTTTTTCTTGATTTTGAGATCAGCGCCTTTATTTATGACCCAATAATTACCGAAGAATTAATCAACTATTATGATCTGGATTTAAAAGACTGCAATAAAGTTATTCTGGAGGAATTCCAGCATCGCTCATCCATAGAAAAATTTAAAGAATCCAGTGCCCGTTTGCTTTCTTCTCTCTTGTAA
- a CDS encoding RNA polymerase sigma factor: MEANSSFDEIYELMFPVIYRFVSIRIPKADVEDVTAEIIVKVWRGLPNMEKKTALKSWALTIANHQIADYYRSNKRAPMITLDDAPLPISEHPDQSESWATLLSVKETLAKLSPQQVNVIQLRLIEGFSAGEVAEILGTTQQAVDSLLYRAKKGFRKIYQGNLDRGGRVR; the protein is encoded by the coding sequence GTGGAAGCCAATTCGTCTTTTGATGAAATCTATGAACTAATGTTTCCCGTGATCTACCGATTTGTATCCATAAGAATTCCTAAAGCGGATGTAGAAGATGTAACCGCTGAAATTATTGTAAAAGTATGGCGTGGTTTACCTAATATGGAGAAAAAGACAGCTTTAAAATCCTGGGCCCTGACCATCGCTAATCATCAGATCGCGGACTATTACCGAAGCAACAAGCGTGCTCCCATGATAACCTTAGATGATGCACCATTGCCCATATCAGAACATCCTGATCAGAGTGAGTCTTGGGCAACTCTTTTAAGTGTCAAAGAAACCTTGGCCAAACTTTCTCCTCAGCAAGTTAATGTTATCCAACTTCGTTTAATCGAAGGATTCAGTGCCGGAGAAGTGGCAGAAATATTAGGAACAACCCAGCAGGCAGTGGACAGCCTTCTATACCGGGCAAAAAAAGGGTTCCGAAAAATCTACCAGGGGAACCTGGACAGAGGAGGCAGAGTCCGATGA